From the genome of Novosphingobium sp. P6W:
GCGCACCTGTTCGGCGATCTGCCCCGAACGGTCGCCCGAAACGGCTGGAGCAGCGTGGACGTTACCGAACCCGCTCGCGAGCCGGGAGGCCCGACCCGCGAAACCTTCACGACCTTGGGCAAGCCGCTACCCGGCGGGCTGACCCTCGTCGTGGGTACGGACAATTATGACGTCCAGCGGATGCGTGCGCGGCTTAGCCGGTTCACCCTGCTCAGCGGCCTTGGCATTGCGCTATTCGCGCTGCTGGGCGGATACCTGACCGGGCGGCTGTTCCTGCGCCGCCTGGACCAGGTCAACCGCGCGGTCGACCGTATCGTCGAGGGGGACCGGGCCGAGCGCCTGCCGACGATCGGGTTCGGCCCGGAGTTCGACGAACTTTCGCATAACCTCAACCGCATGCTGGACCGCAATGCGGCGGCGATGGAGGCATTGCGGCAGGTTTCGACCGACATCGCCCATGACCTGCGCACCCCGCTCAGCCGCCTGCACCAGCGCCTCGAACAGATGCAGGACAGTCCTGTGGTAGAGCCGGCGATGATCGACGATGCGCTGGCGCAGACGGCGGGCATCCTCAGCACTTTTCAGGCACTGCTGAGGATCGGCTCGCTGGAGGGCGGAATAGGACGAAAACGCTTCACCCGCGTCGATCTTAGCGAACTGATGGACCGCATCCATCAGGCCTATGCGCCCGTTGCCGAGGATGCCGGGCAAAGCTACCTTGCGGACCATGCACAGGGCGTTGTGGTGGAAGGCGACGGCGAACTGCTCGCGCAGCTTTTCACCAATCTCGTCGAGAATGCGATTGTCCACACGCCTGCCGGATCGACCATCACCTCCCGGCTGTTCATCGCTGGCGGCGTGCCCGTCGCCGAACTGTGCGACACTGGTCCCGGCATCCCGCCGGGCGAGCGGGCCAACGTCTTTCGGCGCTTCTATCGGCTGGACGCAAGCCGCAATACCGAAGGTTCGGGCCTTGGCCTGGCTCTGGTCGCCGCGATTGCGGCCCTGCACGGGGCTGAGTGCAGCATACTGGATCGCGAGGCAGGGCTGGCCGTTCGGATCGCCTTTCCAGCCAATGAGCAGGTTCCGCAGACAAAGGGGCATTCGCAAGCCGCAACGAATTGATGCCAGAACGATCAGGGTTCGGTGCTAGAGGCTTGCTATCGCGAGACTTCGACCTCGAGCTTCTTGCGGCTGAGGGATATCACGTGCCCCCGCTTGATGCAGGAACACTATCATGGCGAAATCTCAAAAACGCAGCACACGCGAAGTTCGCAAACCCAAGGCATCCAAGGCCAAGCCATCGGCGCCCGTTGGCGTTGCCGCAAGCTCCCCTGTCATGGCCGTCACCCGCAAGCCCGTCGACAAGCTCTGAGCGCGCTGGCGGAATGCGGCTGAGAGGCCGGTCCGCCGCCTCAAAGCCGGATGCGGTTGCCCGGAACATGGCGGAAGGCGCGTTCGCGGCAGGTTAGCAAGATCACCTGCATGCGCTGCGAGGCTTCGACGATCAGCTCGATCATGGCGTCCAGGCGCGTGTCGTCGGCATAGACCAGCGGATCGTCGAGGATCAGCGAAACCGGGCGGCCTTCCTCCAGCAACATGTCGGCGAAGGCAAGGCGGGTGAGGATGGCGAGCTGCTCCTGCGTGCCGCGTGAAAGCTGTTCGCAGGCTTCGTCCGTGCCGCCGCGCCGGATTGCCGCCAGGCCCAGGTCCTCGCCGAAAGCGGGTTCGCCGCCGGGCAGGATGCGCCCGACATAGCGCG
Proteins encoded in this window:
- a CDS encoding HAMP domain-containing sensor histidine kinase; its protein translation is MATEQRASGPMRSAAFRFALLLAAVFAIGAAALLVIVQHQIGRYAAEATNGGLKAESAVLAGEYAQLGRQGLIDAMVRHAGVSRDAQYRYLLLGGDGAHLFGDLPRTVARNGWSSVDVTEPAREPGGPTRETFTTLGKPLPGGLTLVVGTDNYDVQRMRARLSRFTLLSGLGIALFALLGGYLTGRLFLRRLDQVNRAVDRIVEGDRAERLPTIGFGPEFDELSHNLNRMLDRNAAAMEALRQVSTDIAHDLRTPLSRLHQRLEQMQDSPVVEPAMIDDALAQTAGILSTFQALLRIGSLEGGIGRKRFTRVDLSELMDRIHQAYAPVAEDAGQSYLADHAQGVVVEGDGELLAQLFTNLVENAIVHTPAGSTITSRLFIAGGVPVAELCDTGPGIPPGERANVFRRFYRLDASRNTEGSGLGLALVAAIAALHGAECSILDREAGLAVRIAFPANEQVPQTKGHSQAATN